The nucleotide window TCAAGAAAGAAGAGACACCAAACACAACATAAAGGGACTTTTCATGTCTGGAGATACTAGAATTTCAGGTTTTACTGCTGCGAGTTCTATTAAAAGACTTTGCGGAACCTAGGAGGAAATCAAAATTATCTTTCAAAAGGCGATAAGTTATATAAATATGTGCACAAACAGAAACGTGTCTCTGAAGGTATTAGTTCTGCATAATTTCAGATGAGTAGCTACTAGGCCTCAAAGGAAACAGTGCATCTTGAAATGCTCTGAAGGCTTACATTGGCCAAAATAAGGTAGGACTTTAGCAAAATTAGAAGTAACTTTGTAGCCAACGATGTGCTATATGTCCTGGTTCCCTTTAATAGCATTAGGCGTTCAAACCATAAAGACTAATCTGGAGAGTAGAAGTTCCTGCTCTCTGCTTTGATCTCCTTCCTCTTGGCTGTTTAAAGCTGACAGTTTGGCTGAATGGCATTCACTGCTTTCATTTGTAAGACATGAGTTTCCTAGTGTTCCGGAGCTAGCAGCTACACCTGTACTGCAGGAATTTACATTGCATTGCTCCAGGATGGCATTGATTTGGGACGGGTGAAATACAAACACAAACTAATTAAAAACTGCATAATGCAGCCCTACaggaacaagacagaaaaacaaataaatacaactgCAGCTGGCACGGCAATTGTGCCTCTGCCCCCAAGCAACAGTCTGGTGACATAAAATTATAAACCTTAAAAATCTCACATAATTGCTGTTGATCATTTTGGAgacaaaatggaaattattttgttaattaaGTTCAGACCCATAAAATATTCATAGAAAGGTAGACAGACAGACGGACAGCTAGATACGGAGAGAGGCAGATGATTCATTCTATAGATTTGTGTGCTTGTTCATATAGGCCTGTGTGCATAGCATTAACAATTCATTCGCAAAAGCGCTAAGGAAGAGAGCATGTGTGTATTCGCATTGCTATCAGAAATAAATGTACGTTGCAACTGAGGTGGACTGATAACGGATTAATAAAAAGTCACCGCCAGGGtatcggggaaaaaaaatcaatttctcttaatttacttaaaaaaaaagaaagaaagaaaaaggaaagaaaagaaaacagagagagagatgaccataatttctttttaaaatgcctctttctgaataaaataatctttgtaAACGCCTTATTAGCTGCTACCCTGAGTAGAATTAAACGCTGTAGCTGCTCAGACTCAGAAGCCTTCCTGTACCACCTGTACTATGGATGTGTACATGTTCACGTTTAAGGAATCGACCAGGTATCCCTAATTGCAACTTTGCGTTTATTTGGACAAACCAACCCATTCGTTTGCACGGTCAGAGGTCTGAaggctgctgttgctgtgaATTAAATTTGCAAAAAGAGAGTGAGTTTTGTTGGTcggggtttgtttggtttttttcttctcccccatcacctttttttaacagaaaccTTCCTCGGGTTGGGCgtgaaggggaggaggggggaaatctGGTGCTCCAGAGCGACATCACCTCTCCGCCTATAATTGTTTGACACATGCCCTGTTGTCACAAAGTGGGGTTGTTTCCCAGaccctgctggaaaaaaaaaagaaaaaggtgcaaAGTAATAATGAGTGTTTAACAAGGCTCATAAATCAGGGCTGATGAGAAGCGCTCAGGATGGACACACGGAGGCGACGGGGCCTGGCAGCGGGTGACCAAGGTCCTGCGGAGCCGCAACCGGGCTACCGGCACCCCCCAAAAAGTACCCGTCGTCAAATGACACACGGTCCCAGGCTCAATCAGATAGAATACACTTAATGAAAACTCAGTCAACTGATCCAAATAGTCGGCAGTCGGCGCGTAATTAGAATCTAGGCGAGATATATTAAATTAATGGATTCAGTCCTGCACAGATGTATCATTAAAATGTATAGGATTGATACTTAACATGGTAGAGTTATTTTAAACTTACACATAAAAAAGACAGcgaggggaaaagaaagaaagaaaaaaaaaaagagagagacagtgaAACTACCTGCTGAGAACAGTCAGAAAATTAGCAACATACGGATAATCTATTATTTGGCActttcccccccgccctgcGCGTTCTttccacaggaaagaaaattgaaacAGACTATTAACTGAAGAGATCATCTCAAATTTTTTTCGCCTGTTACCGGTGCGAGCTGAAAACCAAGAGaggatttgcaaaagaaatcGTTACCGGGATGTTTGAAAGCGGTCCCcgaattaaatgaaaacttttcttcCTGAGCCACAAACAAGGCGCTTTAGCGATTAAGCCTCCCTTTCTTTGGGTCGCCTCTTATTCTCGACGCCGCATAACCCCCGCATTTTACTAACGGGGTCCGGACGCGGGTGTAGCTGCGGGCAGGGACGGCGCACGACCGCGTGTATCTCCGTGGAAATTCCACGGGTGAACCGTAGCCTAGCAAATCTCTGAACTCCACTCCCAGGCTGTGCTCTGCTTAGTCTCCTATTCTCCCCATAGTTAGGTGTCTCCTTTCAACATCTCTGTCATCTCCatttgaagatattttcagCGGTTTATCACTGCCATCTCCAGCCCTGCGCATTTGCAGCAGGTTATCACAATTGCCAGTCCCCCCTGGCTGATGTGTTGCGCTGATTACCATCAGTGCCCTCAGATATTTGGTGCGGATTCCCAGCACTGCAATATCCACTCTTAGGACATCTGGAGCAGATCAAAATCACTGACTTCATTTTTTAGTAGAGTCAGTGTTAAAGCTTCACATAGCCTCTTCGCAAACATACCCTTTAGTCAATCCCTGCAGCACCAGCCTGGAGTTAAAATTCGGCCAAGCAGCGACCCCTATGTCTGGATTTGCATTTCTTATCGGACCCCTATCTACACTGATTTGttaataataaagagaaaatctCTTGGCAGTGGATGCATCGCCTTAAGAAACTGGCAGGATCAGTGGTCTTAGCAAACTCCTGCTCCAGAAAGGCTCTTTAAGGAGAAGTTTATCTGCCCAATGATCTTTGAATTATGTGAGCGTGGCCATTTAGGTCGATTTACTTTAAACAgtatacaatttattttaagcGATTACCTTAGGTATAATCACATTATACCCAGCGCTGCTCTATATTTCTCGCCCGCCTGTTTTCAGACGTGCAGCCGCTCTCCAACGGGAAGGTGACTCTGCTTTTCACTCTCAGCCCAAATCCTCTTCTGCTACGTGACTGTTTATCGTCTTTAAAAACGTTGTTCGGCTAATGAGTTGGCACCGCACTCCTTTTTGTTAGGTTTTGCCGAAAGTTAAGGAGGCATTAGAGCAACCAAAATACAGATctcaggggagaaaaaaaaaaaagagcaaaaagaagagatatctttttttttccgaattatgtttaaaaatacattctttttttaacagtattttattcCATCTCTTAACAATTTCAAGCTAATTTCTGGATAGGGGGGTTGATCACACCAACCTTTTGGACTGTTTAGGTCTTGGGTTTAGGGAAAGATTTTCCTGGTGcttctggcagctgctgctgatgtTTGTAATTTTCCGTACAGTTTCGTTCTTTTCGCACTTTTGTTATTAAGCTCCTGCTATAGGTCTTGTATGGGGGGAAATAAACCCAGAATCTCCCAGACCTTCACTAAACTGATTTTCAAGCTAAGTAGCTTAGTGTAGCAGCTCTGGTCCCAGCTTACTTGcacaaggcggggggggggggccgaaattaaaaaaggctttgaaaGGTTGCCTACTAAAGTGACTTAATAAACCGTCAGAAAAATGGGCAATGTCCAATGCAGGAGCAGGAATCGCGTGGTAAGGGATTGGCATTTACTGATCAGAATTGCGCATAATTAATGGCGTTCGCAGGACCCTGCTCATCCTTGCGCCGGGAACTTTGCAGATGAGGAACAAAGCTCTCCTCCCAGTCTTGCAACTTTCCCCCTCCTCGGcgggtttctttctttctcttttcttttcttttcttttcttttcttttcttttcttttcttttcttttcttttcttttcttttcttttcttttcttttctttctcttttcttttctttctcttttcttttcttttcttttcttttctccctcctatttttttcctggttccccccccccccccaaatcaccctTACAGGTAACCTtcactttgtatttatttgctcTATTTCCACGCAAGGTGAAGAATAGCAAAGTTCGCCCCGAAAAGATGCTGGGCTGATAGAAAAAGCAagtgagactttttttttttcttttttttttttttttatccccccctGAACCGATCTGAGCAGGATGGGGGCGGGTGGGGGAGGGGATGACTCACATTTCTTAAGCCTCCAAGTGGAAACCTTTTCTGGATACACATTCCACCCAGCTCTAAAGCGCTAAGAAGATTTCGGCAGCGTCGGTGCCTTATCCCACCTTTATTTACCTGCAGCCCTTGTAATGTGACCCTTCCATTCGCAAAACACCGCTGCAATTTGCAAGCCCCTCTCAGCTTTGTCACGGCGGTGCATTTTTTGGCTGAGGGTCTGTCTCTTCCTTGGAGGGTGAGATTTTGGACCGGGGggtggtgatgggggggggggaagtcctCCTTGCCTTTAGACATAGGAAGGGGAAAAGCTCCCTGTTTCCAACTGCTGGGGGAAGGAAGTTTAACCAACTCTCTGAGACGGAGCGGTTCCCTGGAGCgtggggagggaagggttgGCCGGGTTTAGAGACACCCcgcagggtttttttgcaggagGGGAGGCATCTCCCCCCGCTCCAGCGGCCACCAGTCCCCGACGGGACCGGGCTCAACCTGCGGCTGCAAACCGGCAGCGGGGGCGCGAAGCCCCGCGGAGGGGCGCGGACCGTAGGAGCTGGCTCTAACCCTGGGCTCGgcaaaagaagagagaaacccgtgccccccccttccctccaaacacccccccccggtCCTTTCCCTCCCCCGCCAAACACTTGCATCCCGAAAAGCCGCGGCCCTTCGCGTCTgcggccccagccccccccccaccccattttACCCAGCAGGGGTAGGgtggggggtactgggagggcCCCAGCAGCGATAGGAAAAGGCAAGtttgcggtgccggccgggAGGTTGGAGGCTGTGGCAGCCCCGGAGGGGTAACGGGGGAGCCCCCCCGGCACGTCGAGGGTAGGTGGCGAGACGACGGGGAGGTGACAGCGGTGACAACCCACGTCCTTCAAGGCGGCCGAGTCCCTCGGTCCCTCGCAGAGGAGTCCTTTGTCTCCCGCTGCACCTTCCACCCCCGCTCcgaggggaaaaggggaagaagaaggaagggaaaaaaaaaaaaaaaaaaaaaaatcccttcctcTAATCACTGCTGTTAATGACGAGAAGGGCAACGGCTCGTTTTGGTCCtttcccaccccctccccatgcGTTTCTTTCGGTCCCCGCTGAAGTGGATGGAAGTTTTGACAATCTACAAGCCactaccacccccccccccccgcctcccacccccccactcGGGGGCGAGGGCTGGGGGTCTTCTGTGCCCCTCGGCATACATGTTGATTTGCGGGATTATTTATTGCTAATATTCCAAGAACTGTCGCAATGCCTCTGATAATTGTCCCTGAGTGTCAATCGGTCGGCAGGgcatgaggaggagaaagggcggggtgggggggggggaaagcgaGATCGCTGcgggtcttttttttttttttcttttttttttttaaactaaagatTCTGCTGGGAAGGACTGCTAGGAGCCTTTTGACTTTCAGCaaagttgtgtgtgtgtggcgtTTGTGGGTTGCTATAGATAGACTgcgtttatttatttatttatttataccctccctttttttttttttttttttttagtggtaaATTGCTACAAGTCGGCTGGCtgcaacaccccccccccccttttcctctcACGGCCACTCTCGTTTGTTCCCGACTCCAACGCCGACAAGGGGGACTCAATGttaaaggtggaaaaaaaaaaacacaacaaaaaaaaccccccagcaACACAGTTGTTTTTGTTAAAAGGGGACACACTAAGGCTGCGAAACAGCAAAACCCCAATGTTGGACAGCTGTAAAATCGTGTAGACAGGTTGTCATACAGCagtgggggcttttttttttttttttttttttttcctgaaaggagCCCATTGCTAAAACATTAAATCCACACACACGGCACGGCAGCTGCGCGGACGTACCGCACAAGCGCACACGCAAAAAAAAGTGGCCCGGGCTGGGCTGCGCACCACGTGCTGCACCGAGGGGGGCGGgcgtggggtgggtgggtgggtggggggggcgtGGGAGGCGGCGCTTGCAGCTCAAGTGGGTGCCAATCAAAACATCAACTTCAAATTGTATCTGAAAGATCAGCCTAGGACCTAAGGGCAGACACATCAGTTGGAGCTCAATTGTTGATCAGATCACATCTAAGGGATTTAGGAGCACAGAAGAGCCGAGATTTGAGGAAAGGCACCCCACTGAATCCTTCcacactcctcctcctccatacCTAGGTTGCAATATATCTCtgacagaaagaaatcagaacgaaaaaagaaaattaccgGCTCGAGTTCTGGTCTCTCGCCCTGCCTGACTCCAGTAAAgagagagggggggaaggaaaaagacagaaagagagacagaaagaaagaaagaaagagagatcCAGAGAAGCCCGGGTTTGTtccgctcccctccccggctATTcaggctccctcctcccccttcttttttttttttttaataattccttcccccctccccccccagcattttttttttttttttttttttttttttttatatttctgccGCTTCTACCGCCGCCGCCAGTgccgcctcctcctccgccgctGTGCCCTCGCCCCGGAGATGTCCTTCCCCCAGCTGGGTTACCCGCAGTATCTCAGCGCCAGCCAGGCTGTGTACGGAAGCGACCGGCCCGGGGTACTGGCCGCAgccgccgcagcagcagcagcagccgcagccgcttcggggcggccggcggggacCGAATTGGGCAGCGGTTCGGCCGCTGTCACCTCGGTGCTGGGCATGTACGCCGGTCCCTACAGCGCCCCCAACTACAGCGCCTTCCTGCCCTACACCGCCGACCTCGGCCTCTTCTCCCAAATGGTGAGTGAGCTCCGAGATGCCTTACAACCCCCCCCTCCCACGACCACCAACCACCCCCGCCTCAACCCACCCCGGGCCCGCGGGTGGAGGCCGCCGAACCGCTTGATGGCcggggaactgggggggggggggggggggagcgtgTGTGTCTGTGGGTCGGAGAGGGAGAGATGAGGGGTCGGGGGGGCCGACGGGCTCCGTCTGCCCCCATCCCGTCGCTCCAGCCGGGCAAAACTCGGCTCCgagtttttggggttttttttcttcttggcgGTGAAAAggctgagcagggctgctgcctccGTGTTGTCGGCTTTCCCTAGCAACTCggcttcttcccccccccaccttgttGTTATTGGTGTTGTTGTTGACGGGTGATACTCTCGGTCCTGTTGTTTCGATCGGCTTTCCAGcgctctcctcttccccccccccctcccccggtcCTTTTCTTTGCCGCCGAGCTATAACCAGGTTCCGTCCGAAAGGCCAAAGTGCAGCGTCGGGAGTGGGTACGCCCGTTTATTTCGCGACCTTTTCCTTCGAGCCTTAAAAATGGCCCGTTCCCCTCCCTGAACTTTTCCTACTCCGATGATGGCGAGTGTGGTAGATCGGATTTGCATCAAGCGAAGGAGGGCATCTACATCCCATTACATGCACGGGAGCAGAAAGGCGTATTGGCGTTAACTCTAAAACAAATTGCCGCCACCCAGATTGTCCTCGGatctctttttgccttttctttagAACGCAATAGTTAAAAAGTGAAacagcttgtttgtttgttttcttttttaactatCTGGTTTTATCTCTGGTGTCGTTCAAACGGTTTCGTTGCTAGTATCTCCAAATTTCTCGGCGGCGGTACGCATAGGTTCCACTTAGTTTCTGAATGcccctcttttctctcccccccgAAACATAAAAGTGTGAATATTTATAACCGGGTGCACGCGAGGCGTAACTTGCGAGGGTTTTTAATACCTAGATGTCGGCAAGTAGGGAGATACGCTGTCGAACAAGGGGCAGCATCTGAAAACAGATCATTTGGTGCTGCAAACATTTCCTGCGAAGGCACTTCTAACAGCATGCGTTTCCtactttttttaaccttgattttggaaaagcagtaaaagtTGAGACGGCAGCAATGAGTGATTTACAAGTGGCTTCTTCAAAAGAATTCCCAGCAGAGATTACacaaaaaaatatcatttcagCAACAATAACAAAAGACAGCGGAATAAAGGGAGTGCAGAAAGCCTACTCTGTAACACATTACAAAAATTACATCGGGCTTCTCTTTGTGTGTAAGCTTTgcctctgaaattaaaatacacGGTCCTTTTTAACTGCTTGACAAAGTTAGGTTAGTTTCTTCGCGGACATTTTTGAAGAGGTTCGTTTTTAAGGCTGACACAAATTTCGCAAGAGTAATACTAAGTATGTCTTTCTGGACTGGAAAAAAAGCGAGGCTGTAGtaggagcaagaaaaaaagaaaacggCTTCGAATGTTAGCTCTTTAGGAACAGttccctttcctccttgcaAAGTATCCTGGCATTTTACTAGAGTGATTTACCATGACGGcgatattttgaaataaattctaAAACGCAGAGACTTTGTAAATCAAGGGCTAAAATATTAAGTTAATATCTGGACAATTTGCGGTAATAATGAGGCCTAATGAGGTTGCTAGAAAGATAAAATGTTATTTACCAAAACACCTGATGGGATAATTTGACTTGCTGTGTTTTACTACTGATGATAAAAAGAATATTGATTGCGAATAAATCACCGCCTCTAAACGCTTGTAAACAATTTGTGTTTGCTCTGCCCACATCAAAGTAAAACTTATGAGATAAAGTGTCTGCCTATCCATATTCTACTATGCGTGGATCAGTTTCCATTCCAGAGTTTAAAGGCTCTTCCAACAGTTAGAAGTTAATGTTTTACACCAGAATCTTCGCGTATGATTTGGGGGGGCGaaggcgggggcgggggggattGGCTTGTGTGTGGAAAATCTCTTACATTGTAAGTGTCTTCGTAGTGAAGTTGTGCATTCATCTCCCCGGTCTCGTCTCACGCCAACTCCTTTTAAAGGCAGATCTGGGGCCGAAGAAGAATGCTCTGCATGCATTTGTAGTATCCTCCGGGATATTTTGCAGAGAAACGCGACGCTGCGCGCAGGCATGAGTTTGTAACTGAGGTGTAGTACCTGCTTTCTCTGCCTGAGAATTTCGAGGGCACAGCAAATCGTCTCGCCGAGGCGAAGTTGCTGCCTTTCCATCCtttggtttgatttggtttgCGGCGAAAATACGCATAACGCCTGGCGGACCCCAGCTTagcccctctcttttcccttccctgcaaGAAGGGGGGGATCGTTTGGGAATACCTCTGTCTGATCTAAACGTGAAGAGCCTGGAGCGGGGAGGGCCGAATTTGCCTGCGAAGACCCTTTGCACGGCTCAAAGGCGTCTTCTGGCTCCCGGAGTAGCCTATTCAGGTCTGTTAGAGACGCTAACGAGATAATTGATGTGCTTTTTCCTCTCCGCTTGTCTGAATGTGTTGCAGGGCTCCCAGTACGAGCTGAAAGATAATCCGGGTGTCCACCCTGCTACCTTTGCTGCCCACACCGCCCCCGGCTATTATCCCTACGGACAGTTCCAGTACGGGGACCCGGGGCGGCCCAAAAACGCCACCCGGGAGAGCACCAGCACCCTCAAGGCCTGGCTCAACGAGCACCGCAAGAACCCCTACCCCACCAAGGGCGAGAAGATCATGCTGGCCATCATCACCAAGATGACCCTGACCCAGGTCTCCACCTGGTTCGCCAACGCCCGCCGCCGGCTCAAGAAGGAGAACAAGGTCACCTGGGGCTCCAGGAGTAAGGACCAAGAAGACGCGAATCTCTTCGGGAGTGACAATGAGGGGGACCCCGAGAAGAACGAAGACGACGAGGAAATCGACCTGGAGAGCATAGACATCGACAAGATCGACGAGAACGATGGGGAGCAGAGCaacgaggaagaggaggagaagcccGAGCTCCTGAGACAAAGCAGCGAAGAGGAGCActtggagaaggagaaggattTGGCACTGTCGGGCTCCGAAGGGCTGAAACCCAAAGACGCGCTGGCCATGGTGAAGGAGGCCTCTGACAACAGCACGCGAATCATCAGTCCCGGGGGACAGAACAATTTACAGATGCCATCTCACAGCAAACCCAAGATTTGGTCTTTGGCAGAGACGGCGACCAGTCCCGACGGTGCCCTGAAATCCTCTCCCCCtccgccccctcctccccaggttAATCACACTTCCCCACAGATCCAGCATCCCGCTTTTCTCCCTAGCCATGGACTCTACACGTGCCAGATTGGCAAATTTCACAACTGGACAAATGGGGCTTTCCTCACTCAAAGTTCCCTGCTAAATGTGAGGTCCTTTTTGGGAGTAAATCACCACCACGCTGCTCATCATAATCACCACCTCCAGGCCCAGCAACAACCTTCTGTTTTAACAGCAACCCTGGGAGCCCTAAGCAGTGAAAAACCTTCAGAGAGGACCAGTCCCAAACACATAGGTAATGAATGCACCAGGCAGCCactcctccctccacccccaacaCACGCACATGAACTTCTCCTTGAGGAATGGTGTCAGATTCAGCCCTGGTGTAACTGATTGCTTTTAACGGAGTTACAGTTTACCCTagcgttggggttttttttttttcctcttttttttttttttctcctggagcATGTTGATTGCATACATTAAGCCCACTTCATGTGGGCTATTACATTCTCAGCCTATACGCCCATCAAATAAGATGAGAATGTAGGAAAAGCGCTGTGAAACATAGTGAGTTttgcttcccttccctccttcctgaCCCTCATCTCCCAATAATTTCTATGACAGTCAAAAATGTGGCAAGAAAAGCTTGCGTACTCTTTAAATACTGAAAGTAGGGAACAGTGCTCTACACACAAACACGTATATACCTACACACGTCTGAACAAGAGGGTGAGAGGGAGGTGTGTTCTCTGCACACTGTCCAGATTTTTATTGTTGCTATTCTAAAATGGTTCTcctgtttttgttgtttgtttttttttttctccttctgtcttcttctagaaagagaaaatgtacCAAGAACTGAATCCCCACCTCAGCCGCTAAAATCGCCCTTCCAGCCTGTCCGTGACAAgtgagtttgtttgtttgttttcactgcaGGAATGTTACTTATGTGAAACAGAGTGTTTGAATAATAAAGACTAATTATAACACCTAATCATCACCATAATAATACATACAGACAACAAGAACAACACAGAAGTTGCTGTAATCTTTTCAAAGTTAGGCTAAATTGCAATTGTACATAGCCAGCCTGTAACTTTTCTGAAACTTAACAGACCTCAAAGATCTTGTGTTAATTACACCAGTGACAATGATTTCTGTGCAATTAACTAATACTAGGATGCTATAGCAATAGACAGGCAATTATAGGAAAggattctctctctttttattttttttttctgaaagattgttacgtctttttttttttttcccttcctcccttcccccctgcAGCTCTTTGGCTCAGCAAGAGGGAACACCGAGAATTTTAACAGCTCTCCCTTCCGCTTGATTAAATGGtttggtgaaaaaaatattacagagaCTGGTAttaaggacagaaaagaaaaaaaaaaaaggaaacgaTATAAACGACTCCCATCAATCTCTTTTTGCAATAAGGTGGTGCAAATCCATAAAAGCGATTACACAAATCTGTAGATGGATCCCCTTCTTCATTGTACCATTTCAGATCGTGTTATTCTAACCATTCTTGGATTATTTGTTTGGTAAATGTTTCccatgtgtttgtgttttttctgtatataGAGTGATTTCAGATTGTAAATAGCGCGTCAGCAAAACTTGTCTAAATCATATATTTTTGTCTAATAAACTAAATGAAATTATGAGCTCTCTTCAGGTATGTATTCTGTTGCTGCAGATCTTATACGTATATTACAAATCTATTCAAACATTTATAACTTGTTTTCTAAAAAGTCAAGTCTTTTTGCCTTTGGGTAGGTGAAACTTAAAATACCAAATCCGAGCTTCTAATGACTCTTGTAGCTATTTTATCGAAAACAAGCTGCGGGCTTCCCTTTTCAGACACGTAGAGTTAAGAAGCTGAGTGAAGTTGGTTCTTGCCTGGtaaaattaaagatattttttcaattGTGATGAATCAGACGTGTCCTGTAGGATCCATTTTCCGAACATAAATTGATCTGACTTCCACTTACATTATAAAATactttcttgaaaatgaaaggGACAAGTTTCCTCACAGTTACCTAGTGTGTAACTCTGCTGTCCGACCCCGTTCCTAAATTGGATCAAGAGCTTTAATGCTTTGGTATACATTCCGACCGAAGCCGAAAAACCCAATAGATTAGGAAATAGAATTATTTGTAATGATTTACGCTTTAAATAAACACAGAGGAAATATGACCGTGAAAGATTTTTCCCTGGGAGAGTAAGCACAGtcttagcagaaaaaaagaaaaggaaagaaagaaagaaagaaaaaaaaagatggcagctcttgcacttccCAGAAGAAAGTTCTGCGATTCCGATCTGTTGGTTaaaaagagactgaaagagaCAATCTA belongs to Haliaeetus albicilla chromosome 3, bHalAlb1.1, whole genome shotgun sequence and includes:
- the IRX1 gene encoding iroquois-class homeodomain protein IRX-1, whose translation is MSFPQLGYPQYLSASQAVYGSDRPGVLAAAAAAAAAAAAASGRPAGTELGSGSAAVTSVLGMYAGPYSAPNYSAFLPYTADLGLFSQMGSQYELKDNPGVHPATFAAHTAPGYYPYGQFQYGDPGRPKNATRESTSTLKAWLNEHRKNPYPTKGEKIMLAIITKMTLTQVSTWFANARRRLKKENKVTWGSRSKDQEDANLFGSDNEGDPEKNEDDEEIDLESIDIDKIDENDGEQSNEEEEEKPELLRQSSEEEHLEKEKDLALSGSEGLKPKDALAMVKEASDNSTRIISPGGQNNLQMPSHSKPKIWSLAETATSPDGALKSSPPPPPPPQVNHTSPQIQHPAFLPSHGLYTCQIGKFHNWTNGAFLTQSSLLNVRSFLGVNHHHAAHHNHHLQAQQQPSVLTATLGALSSEKPSERTSPKHIERENVPRTESPPQPLKSPFQPVRDNSLAQQEGTPRILTALPSA